The following proteins are encoded in a genomic region of Rhizobium sp. CCGE531:
- a CDS encoding metalloregulator ArsR/SmtB family transcription factor yields the protein MDEGQALASFGALSQETRLQIVRMLVVAGPDGMAAGAIAEKLDVSPSNVSFHLKELDRAGLIGQQRESRSIVYTANYDVLGGLVRFLMEDCCAGHPEVCAPAAEVAACCVPAARNVP from the coding sequence ATGGATGAAGGTCAAGCCCTCGCTTCGTTCGGCGCGCTCTCTCAGGAGACCCGCCTGCAGATCGTCCGCATGCTCGTCGTTGCCGGCCCTGACGGCATGGCTGCGGGCGCGATTGCAGAGAAGCTCGACGTATCGCCCTCGAATGTCTCGTTCCATCTGAAGGAACTGGATCGGGCCGGCCTCATTGGCCAGCAGCGGGAATCCCGCTCTATTGTCTACACCGCCAATTACGATGTGCTTGGAGGTCTCGTCCGCTTCCTGATGGAAGACTGCTGCGCGGGACATCCGGAGGTCTGTGCCCCGGCGGCGGAAGTCGCCGCCTGTTGTGTACCAGCTGCGAGAAACGTTCCATGA